CTCATCAAAGAGAAGGAGGCTTGGCTTACTCAATAAGGCTCGAACAATTAACACCCTCTGCATTTCACCACCAGAAAGACCAAATATCTTTTTATTAAGGAACTTTTCAATACCACCAATCTTTGCAAATTCTAAAATTCTTTTACTTGCGTTAGTATTATCTTGTAAAGATAGGGTTAAAAACTCGTTTACAGTAATGGGTATCGAATAAGGTCTTTCAAAAAACTGTGGCACGTAGGCAATTTTGTCTCTTTCGTTTTTAGTAAGCTTGCTTAAATCCTTTCCGAATATTGTTATTTCACCTTTATAAGGAATAAGTCCGAGTATTGCTTTAAGAAGTGTTGTTTTACCTGCGCCGTTTGGTCCAATAATAACGGAGAGTTCCCCAGCTTTAATAAAGAAGTTTATATCGTGGAGAATTTGGCTGTTCCCTAAAAACACATTTAAGTTTTTTACTGTTAAAATTTCATTATTATTCATACATTACAAAGATAAGGCGGACTAATCCGCCTTGATTAAAAAAGTTAAAATTTCGTTATTATTCATTTAATGCTTCGTAAATTGTATTTACGTTGTATTTCATCAAATCTATGTAGGTTTTTGTTTTATCACTTCCGCCTAAAGGATTAAGGGAAAGAACTTTAACACCTGTATCCTCAACGATTGCATTGTAAATTTCAGAAGATTGTTGTGGCTCTTTAAATACTACTTTAATATTGTATTGCTTAATTAGGTTTTCAACTTCAGCAATATCTTTTGGGCTCGGTAGATTATTCGGGTCTTTTTTTATTGTTTTAAGGATATTTAAACCAAAATATTCTGCAAAATATGGAAAAGCAGCATGAAAAGTGATAATATTTCTATTTTTAAGTGTAGATAATTTTTCTTTTAAGACTCTTGCGTTCTCCAAAATGGAGTTTGTATAAGTTTCAAAATTCTTTTCGTATATATCTTTGTGAGAAGGGTCCAAATCGGTAAGTGTGTTTTTAATGACTTCGCACTGCTTTACAAAGTATTCAGGACTAAGCCAAACATGTGGATTACCCCCGTGATTTGCTATGATCTCTTTTAAACCATCCGAGAGACTCACAACTTTTGTATTGAGTGAATTTGCAAGCGATGAAATAAAACTTTCAAGGCCAGAACCGTTTACAAAAATAACTTTTGCTTTCGATAGACTCTCCACAAGTTTTGGAGTTAAAGTAAAAGTATGAGGAGAACTTCCAACAGGCACAATCAAAATAACATTTACATAATCTCCACCAATTGACTTTACCGCATCATAAAAAGGATAAATAGAAACACCAACTGTAAATCTTTCATCTATTTTAGAGCATCCGTTAGAAAAAGATATAAGCAAAGTAAATAAAACAATAAAGACTACTAGCTTTTTCATAAATATCACCCAAGAGTATTATATCAAAATGGTGATGGTAAAACAAATATATTGTCTTAGTTAATATATTTTATGGTTATTGTTTTTGTATTAGCATCCCACTGCACATCACACCCAAGTGATTCTGCAACAAACCTCAATGGAAGCATTGTTCTTCCATTGATGATTTCAGGAACAACTTTAGAGTTATCCTTATCAATGGGTTTATTAACTCCGTTCACCTTTGCAGTGGATTTACCAATCCAAAGTTCAATAGTTTTTGAGCCAAGAGAAACTGCAACTTTCTTTTCAGTTGCATCCCAACCAACTGACCCGCCAAGGGATTCTATAATGGCTCTAATAGGTAAAAGAGTTCTACCGTTTTTTATTACGGGTGGAGAATCTAAGGTATTTTTAACGCCATTTACAGTAAAATTTAGATCGCCAATTTTGAGAACAATGATAATACTCCCGCAAACTATTTTAGAATTAAGGTTTGTTGAAGAAGTAGTAATGTTTATGCTTGAAACCTTTACACCCTGAGAGATTGCATTTATATTAACATTTGAAGTAAAGGGTGAAACTGATTCTGCATCTAATTTGGATTTTACATCCTTAAGGTAGTTACTATTACTACACGAAATATTCCCATTTTGATCGAGTTTTAAAAGAAGTATGTCCCAACCACCTACTCCAAATGAGGAGGTTTGTCCACATGCTATATAACCAGAATCAGTTGTTTGCTGGATAGAGTTTAGAGATTCGTTTCCCTCGGAGCCAAAAGTTTTTGCCCATGAAATATTCCCGCTTGAGTCAAGTTTTAAAATAAGGACATCATCACCACCTGCACCAAACGATGAGGTTTGCCCTGCAATAATGTAACCAGAATCAGCTATCTGTTGAATAGAGTTTGCAGACTCATCATACTCGGAACCAAAAGTTTTTGCCCAAAGTATATTACCATTAAAATCGATTTTTAAAGCAAGTATATCCTTGCCGCACACACAGTTAAAAGAACTTTTTCCTATAACAATATATCCTCCATCGACTACTCTTTGTAGTGAATAACTCCAATCGATGTTATCTCCCCCATAGGTTTTTGCCCATGATACACTACCGTTTGAATCGAGTTTTAAGACAAGGTAATCTAAACCACCTGCACCATATGAGGAGGTCACACCTGAAACAATATAACCAGAATCAAGAGTTTTTTGGATAGAGCTTGCATAGTCATCACTTTTGCCGCCATAAGTTTTTGCCCATGAAATATTCCCATTTTGATCGAGTTTTAAGATAAGAATATCCCAACCACCTGCACCAAACGAGGAGGTTTGTCCTGCAATAATATAACCAGAATCAGCTGTCTGTTCTATTGAATAGGAAGCTTCATCACCTACTTTACCGTAGGTTTTAGCCCATAACACGTTACCATTTGAATTGAGTTTTAAAACAAAGATATCATCACCACCTGCACCAAATGAAGAAGTTTTTCCACAAACTATATAACCAGAATCAAGAGTTTTTTGGATAGAGTAAGCATAGTAATCACTTTTGCGACCATAAGTTTTTGCCCATGTAATACCACCATTTTTCT
This window of the Caldisericaceae bacterium genome carries:
- a CDS encoding metal ABC transporter ATP-binding protein, producing MNNNEILTVKNLNVFLGNSQILHDINFFIKAGELSVIIGPNGAGKTTLLKAILGLIPYKGEITIFGKDLSKLTKNERDKIAYVPQFFERPYSIPITVNEFLTLSLQDNTNASKRILEFAKIGGIEKFLNKKIFGLSGGEMQRVLIVRALLSKPSLLLFDEPFSGVDKVGEKAFSDFILSLKKNYNVTAIMVSHDVYNVTKIVDKVICINKRLVCFGAPEEILLEEHFEEIFGKTFVSHKHKICKEGGPCKFYEDDESSVG
- a CDS encoding metal ABC transporter substrate-binding protein; protein product: MKKLVVFIVLFTLLISFSNGCSKIDERFTVGVSIYPFYDAVKSIGGDYVNVILIVPVGSSPHTFTLTPKLVESLSKAKVIFVNGSGLESFISSLANSLNTKVVSLSDGLKEIIANHGGNPHVWLSPEYFVKQCEVIKNTLTDLDPSHKDIYEKNFETYTNSILENARVLKEKLSTLKNRNIITFHAAFPYFAEYFGLNILKTIKKDPNNLPSPKDIAEVENLIKQYNIKVVFKEPQQSSEIYNAIVEDTGVKVLSLNPLGGSDKTKTYIDLMKYNVNTIYEALNE
- a CDS encoding copper amine oxidase N-terminal domain-containing protein produces the protein KNGGITWAKTYGRKSDYYAYSIQKTLDSGYIVCGKTSSFGAGGDDIFVLKLNSNGNVLWAKTYGKVGDEASYSIEQTADSGYIIAGQTSSFGAGGWDILILKLDQNGNISWAKTYGGKSDDYASSIQKTLDSGYIVSGVTSSYGAGGLDYLVLKLDSNGSVSWAKTYGGDNIDWSYSLQRVVDGGYIVIGKSSFNCVCGKDILALKIDFNGNILWAKTFGSEYDESANSIQQIADSGYIIAGQTSSFGAGGDDVLILKLDSSGNISWAKTFGSEGNESLNSIQQTTDSGYIACGQTSSFGVGGWDILLLKLDQNGNISCSNSNYLKDVKSKLDAESVSPFTSNVNINAISQGVKVSSINITTSSTNLNSKIVCGSIIIVLKIGDLNFTVNGVKNTLDSPPVIKNGRTLLPIRAIIESLGGSVGWDATEKKVAVSLGSKTIELWIGKSTAKVNGVNKPIDKDNSKVVPEIINGRTMLPLRFVAESLGCDVQWDANTKTITIKYIN